The sequence GCGGTGAACGCGGTCAGCGAGATTGCGCAGCCGATCGCGATCGGCAGCTTCGCCCACAGGCCCATCAACAACGAACCGAACGCGGTGGTGAGGCAGACCGCGACGAATACCGCGCTGGTGTCGAAGCCCGCCTTGCCGAACATGCCGGGCACGACGAACACCGAATAGACCATCGCGAGGAAGGTCGTAACACCGGCGACGATCTCGCGACGCTGCGTACTGCCGCGCGACGAAATGTCGAAGTACCGGTCGATGACTCCCTTGGTGCCAAAGTCCGTTTCTTCCGCGCCGACGCCGACCGTCGGCTGCACCGGGGTATCACTCATGAGCTTGCTCCTTTATCAGCATGCTGAAACGGCCCGTAGCGAACCGTCGTCAGGGTGTCTCGAATCTAGTTGGGATTATCGGCAACGTCGTGGGGACGAATGACGCGTGATCCGTGTCGTCCTGCGCGAATCGAAACGATCGCGAGTGTGTCGCGTCGTACGACGCGTTGTGTTGTCGACCCCGTCACGTGTGCTTTGCCGTAGCGAAGGTTAGGCGAACCGCTCATCACGTCCCATTGGGGGAAGAGCATGCAGCGCATGTCGCAGCGCTTATATCGGCGTGAAACGGGACTCCGTCGCGACGAAACGCGTGTATACGCCTAGTTCGAATTCGTTAAGGCGACTATTTGAATGCGGGGTCGGCAGGCAGGGCGGAAGCGGGTGATGCATCGAATATTACGAATTTCTTTCATTGCGGCTGTTGAGGCTGGTGGAAGCGGCTGTGCATGCGGTGATTCGCCGCCGCGCGCAACCTGCATTCGGACGGTACGGCGCGTTGCGCGTGTGCCGTTCGCGTGCTCGTCCCGGCTTCAATCGTGCGCGAGACGCTCGAGATACGCGCAGAACATGTCGGCCATGGCCGCCGAGTACGCGTCGATTTCTCCGGGCGTGCGCTCGCTTTCCGAAAACGCCTTGCCTGCCGTGGCGAGCGTCGTCGTGATCAGGTCGCACGCGAGTGCGCGCGTGGCGTCCGGCGTATCGGGCAGCGCCTCCCGCATGAACGTGTGGAAGATGCGGTTGCCCGCCGCCTTCGCTTCCTGCGCCTCGGGCGCGTCGCGATAGAGCGGCGCGGCGTCGTCGAGCGCGATGCGCATCCGCGCCTCGTCGCATTCCGAACGGATGAACGCGTGGACAGCCGTGCGCAGCCGTTCGGGCGGCGTTTTTTGCGCGTCCTCCAGCATTCCGCGCAGCATCTCGGCCGTCTGCCGCCATTCGTCGTGCTGGAGCCGGAACAGCACAGCCGCCTTGTTCGGGAAGTACTGGTAAAGCGAGCCGACACTCACGCCGGCCCGCTCGGCAACCCGCGCCATCGTGAAGCGCTGCGCGCCAACGCTTGCCAAAACCTGAACAGCGGCCTGCAGCACGTCCTCGACGAGACGGGTCGAGCGGGCCTGCCGAGACTGTTTGCGCGTGGCGATCCGGGCGTTTCGGCGGTCGGTCATGAGCGGTTTGCCAATGCGAATAGTAAAACCTGAATAGTTCGTCATATTCTAATCGGGTGCAACGACGCACTCAACCCGATACCGGAGATTCGCATGAGCACCCTGATTCTCGACCCGCTGGCTTCGCTGCTGGCGCGCCTGTTCGACGAAGCCGACGCATCGTCGCCCGCGACGAGCCCGGATTTCGCCGACCTGTCGCACGACGAGCATGCGCGGCTGATGCGCAGCAAGACCGACTACGCCGATTTCTATGCACGCCTGAAGGACTATCCACTTGCCGTGTCGCGCGAGACGGGCACGCTGCTGTACATGCTCGCGCGCAGCGGCGGCGCGCGGGCGATCGTCGAATTCGGCACGTCGTTCGGCATTTCGACGCTGCATCTCGCGGCCGCGCTGCGCGATAACGGCGGCGGCCGGTTGATCACGAGCGAGTTCGAGCCGTCGAAGGTCGTGCGCGCGCGGGCGAACCTGGCCGCGGCCGGGCTCGCCGATCTCGTGGAGATTCGCGAGGGCGATGCGCTGCGCACGCTGGCCGCCGATCTTCCGGAAACAGTCGATCTGCTGCTGCTCGACGGCGCGAAGGCGCTGTATCCCGAGATACTCGCGCGAGTCGAACCGCGGCTGCGGCCGGGCGCGTTCGTCGTTGCCGACAACGCGGAATACAGCCCCGACTACCTCGCTTACGTGCGCGCGCCGGAAAACGGCTACCTGTCGGTGCCGTTCGGCGGCGATGTCGAGCTGTCGATGCGGATCGGCTGAGCGCGTCGTAACCGGAACGATGGTGCGGATGATTTCACGTATCCGTGCCTAAAAAAAAGGATAACTGATCAATCGAAGCTTGATGACAAGTGCCGGGTGGAGCGCGGCGCTTCGGGCGCCGCACACGTCACCGCGCGTCACTTCAGGAATACATATCGCGCAAAGTACGGGAAGCGGCCGATCGCATGCTCGGTCGCGCACGTCGCGGCCGGTGGCATGCCGCCCGACGTGTCGAGCCGCTGCACGAAGCGCACGCCGGCCAGCGTGCCCGTTGCGGCCGGCGTCGCCGCGAGCAGCAGTTGCGCAATGCTGCCCGGGTGCGTGCTCGGCGCTTCCGCGAGTTTCTTGCCGGTAATGCGGCTGCCGTCGAGCGCTTCCCACGACGGCCCCGCGCCGTGCCGGACGACGAGCGTGCCGCCGGCGTCGAACAGCATCGCCTCCGGGCGCTGGAAGGCCCACGCGAGCCGATGTTCATTGTCGTATTCGCACGTGTAGATCTGCACGCCGGTCGCGGTGGTCGACAGCACGGGCGTCGCCGGCCCGGATGGCGCGAGGCCGGCTGCCTCGTCGGCGTACGCCGGCGCGGCACAGGTCGCGAATGAAAGGCCGGCCGCGATGGCCAGCAGCATGTCGCGTTTCAGGGAGCGGCTTGGCATGGCGGGGCGTCCTTTCAGGTCAGGTGACGGTCGTGCGGAGTCGATCCTGTAAACGCTAGACGCCGATTGCGCAGGCTGCAATTCGGAAATGACAATCGCGGCAATAGTTGCCGCGATTGTCGAGGGCACGGCCGGCTGGCCGCGAACGGGTCGATCGAGGGGGCGGTGCGCTTAGTCCCACTGCGGCGCGAGGCCGGCCGGGTCGACTTCGCGGCCGTTGCGTTCGAGCGCGGCGATCTGCGCCATGTCTGCGTCGGTCAGGCGCAGCGTCTGTGCGAGCAGGTTGCTCGCGAGGTTCTCGCGCTTCGTCGACGACGGAATCACCGAGTAGCCAAGCCGCAGCGCCCACGCGAGTGCGACCTGCGCGGGCGTCGCGTCGTGACGTTGCGCGATCGCGCCGATCACCGGATCGCCGAGCACCTTGCCGTACGCGAGCGTCATGTACGACGTCACGTGGATGCCTGCGCCGTTCAGGAACTCGACCAGCTTGCGGTTCTGCAGGTACGGGCTCAGTTCGATCTGGTTCGTTGCGATCGCATCCTTGCCGACGGCCGCGATCGCTTCCTT comes from Burkholderia pyrrocinia and encodes:
- a CDS encoding TetR family transcriptional regulator; the encoded protein is MTNYSGFTIRIGKPLMTDRRNARIATRKQSRQARSTRLVEDVLQAAVQVLASVGAQRFTMARVAERAGVSVGSLYQYFPNKAAVLFRLQHDEWRQTAEMLRGMLEDAQKTPPERLRTAVHAFIRSECDEARMRIALDDAAPLYRDAPEAQEAKAAGNRIFHTFMREALPDTPDATRALACDLITTTLATAGKAFSESERTPGEIDAYSAAMADMFCAYLERLAHD
- a CDS encoding O-methyltransferase encodes the protein MSTLILDPLASLLARLFDEADASSPATSPDFADLSHDEHARLMRSKTDYADFYARLKDYPLAVSRETGTLLYMLARSGGARAIVEFGTSFGISTLHLAAALRDNGGGRLITSEFEPSKVVRARANLAAAGLADLVEIREGDALRTLAADLPETVDLLLLDGAKALYPEILARVEPRLRPGAFVVADNAEYSPDYLAYVRAPENGYLSVPFGGDVELSMRIG
- a CDS encoding DUF3455 domain-containing protein produces the protein MPSRSLKRDMLLAIAAGLSFATCAAPAYADEAAGLAPSGPATPVLSTTATGVQIYTCEYDNEHRLAWAFQRPEAMLFDAGGTLVVRHGAGPSWEALDGSRITGKKLAEAPSTHPGSIAQLLLAATPAATGTLAGVRFVQRLDTSGGMPPAATCATEHAIGRFPYFARYVFLK